A region from the Stygiolobus caldivivus genome encodes:
- a CDS encoding MBL fold metallo-hydrolase → MIRFLLHSAFFLDNLILIDPHDGGSIGLPRPEVKAPLVLITHNHYDHNAYEIIPHETVKVRFYGEFNYKNYTIQGLKSYHDKEKGKRRGETAIYKITSPDGRVYVHLGDLGHMLDEKTVEELKNPDYLMVPVGGVITISPSEALQVIKDLNPKIVFPMHYWVKGHYMPLEPIGPFLELANKEGIKTVPLPKNEVNEESVEKGTVIYYSNLA, encoded by the coding sequence ATGATCAGGTTTTTATTACACTCTGCATTTTTTCTTGATAATCTAATTTTAATAGACCCACACGACGGAGGAAGTATAGGATTACCACGCCCTGAAGTTAAAGCCCCGTTAGTATTGATAACTCATAACCACTACGACCATAACGCATACGAAATAATACCCCATGAGACCGTGAAAGTTAGGTTCTATGGGGAATTTAATTACAAAAATTACACCATTCAAGGATTAAAATCATACCATGACAAAGAGAAAGGTAAGAGGAGAGGAGAGACGGCCATCTATAAGATCACGTCTCCAGACGGTAGAGTATATGTGCATTTGGGAGACTTGGGACACATGTTGGACGAGAAAACGGTAGAAGAACTAAAAAACCCTGACTATCTAATGGTCCCAGTTGGCGGAGTAATAACTATAAGTCCTTCAGAGGCGTTACAGGTGATTAAAGACCTAAACCCCAAAATAGTGTTTCCGATGCACTACTGGGTTAAGGGGCATTATATGCCATTAGAACCTATAGGGCCTTTCTTGGAACTAGCTAACAAGGAGGGCATAAAGACCGTACCTTTGCCTAAAAATGAGGTAAACGAAGAAAGTGTTGAAAAAGGTACCGTAATTTATTATAGTAATTTAGCATGA
- a CDS encoding ribbon-helix-helix protein, CopG family yields MRVVTFKVEEDLLELLDRYAIRYNLNRSEAIRKAIESLVKTEMDKETVPVAKVEKVKL; encoded by the coding sequence ATGAGAGTTGTAACATTCAAAGTAGAAGAGGATTTATTAGAACTATTAGATAGATATGCAATAAGGTATAACTTAAATAGATCAGAGGCCATAAGAAAAGCTATTGAAAGTTTAGTAAAGACAGAAATGGATAAAGAGACTGTACCGGTCGCGAAAGTAGAAAAAGTTAAACTCTAA
- a CDS encoding Lrp/AsnC ligand binding domain-containing protein produces MGVKAYVLIVTTVGKEADVANEMKKINGVKEANPVYGEYDVVVEIIAETLDELNKVIAQIRKNTAILRTVTLIVM; encoded by the coding sequence ATGGGAGTAAAAGCCTACGTTTTAATTGTCACGACTGTTGGAAAAGAGGCGGATGTTGCCAATGAAATGAAAAAGATAAACGGGGTAAAAGAAGCAAACCCCGTTTATGGGGAATATGACGTAGTAGTAGAAATAATTGCGGAGACCTTAGATGAATTAAATAAAGTAATCGCACAAATAAGGAAGAATACTGCTATCCTAAGGACTGTAACATTAATAGTCATGTAA
- a CDS encoding ABC transporter permease encodes MIRVFLAKEFTEIKRDKKLLLSTIILPFILLPVVGIVLYASVSAQPPVISVINQNPLNSPYVKIVTNYIQSRGGIVEENVTSTPYPDVIIEFPNDFYQNASNISRQAYVIYQVVISSNQQASDLAQGALYQLLLNISNTRIDYLEHQAKINVSISDIRDPIYLVLGYRTVTGHPTSSSAGQLAELTRIIALIIFPSATPIVFYLLEGITGERERRTLESLLATPLSVRSFIFSKLIIASVLGLFSSLGDIIGTLLFVLLSSVALNLTISLTLPFLAMIVVVYLLSVLLTGALSLVFLVILGGSVRNIQVINFIVLSFGMIASFTALFINPAQLSFPLSAIYVIPYVQISLGLLLYVFGSIQESIFSLLGTLAVSVFLIYLASRAFDSERLLLK; translated from the coding sequence GTGATCAGAGTATTCCTAGCTAAAGAATTTACAGAGATAAAGAGGGATAAGAAGCTTCTGTTATCGACAATCATATTGCCTTTTATCTTGTTGCCAGTGGTAGGGATAGTACTTTATGCTTCAGTATCGGCACAGCCTCCCGTGATCTCGGTAATTAACCAAAACCCCCTAAACAGCCCTTATGTTAAGATAGTCACAAACTACATTCAGAGTAGAGGAGGTATAGTGGAGGAGAACGTTACGTCGACCCCTTACCCAGACGTCATCATTGAGTTCCCAAATGATTTTTACCAGAACGCGAGTAATATAAGTAGACAAGCATATGTAATCTATCAAGTTGTAATATCCTCTAACCAACAAGCGTCAGATCTGGCCCAAGGAGCACTCTATCAATTACTTCTGAATATTTCGAACACGAGGATCGATTATTTAGAGCACCAAGCTAAAATAAACGTCTCGATATCAGACATTAGAGATCCTATATATCTCGTACTAGGTTATAGGACTGTAACAGGTCACCCCACGAGTAGTAGTGCAGGCCAGTTGGCGGAACTTACTAGGATTATAGCACTGATTATATTCCCCAGTGCTACCCCAATCGTGTTTTACCTCTTGGAAGGTATAACAGGTGAGAGAGAAAGGAGGACGTTAGAGTCCTTACTGGCTACTCCTTTATCGGTCAGGTCTTTCATCTTCTCTAAATTAATAATAGCTTCTGTCTTAGGGCTCTTCTCCTCCCTAGGTGATATAATAGGGACGCTCTTATTCGTACTCTTGTCTAGTGTAGCCCTAAACCTGACTATTAGCCTAACCTTGCCTTTTCTAGCTATGATAGTAGTAGTCTACCTACTATCAGTGTTATTAACCGGTGCATTGAGCCTTGTCTTCCTCGTCATCTTAGGTGGGTCTGTAAGGAATATCCAAGTTATAAACTTCATAGTACTGAGTTTCGGGATGATCGCTTCATTTACAGCACTCTTTATAAACCCTGCTCAACTAAGTTTTCCCTTATCTGCAATTTATGTTATTCCTTACGTGCAGATAAGCTTGGGGCTACTCCTCTATGTATTCGGGTCAATACAAGAATCTATATTCTCTCTGTTGGGAACGTTAGCGGTCTCTGTATTTTTAATATATCTGGCATCTAGGGCATTTGATTCAGAAAGGCTTCTCTTGAAATGA
- a CDS encoding ABC transporter ATP-binding protein, with the protein MSSEIAVSVTDVVKKFNSTVILKGISFEVFKEDVFGLIGPNGAGKTTTLRIIAGIIRRYEGKVSVFSYEPEKAKELGLISYMPEDAFPYERLTGLENLSLFAEIYAKGNKKLAEEYIEIGIRIADLGRKIYEKTATYSRGMKRRLIIARTLMTKPKLAILDEPTSALDVESSVRIRNVITDMSKKLGSTIILSSHNMLEVEYMCNRVAMINDGKIIQIGTPKEITDKLGVRNLEEAFLKVVSRDQSIPS; encoded by the coding sequence ATGAGTTCCGAAATAGCGGTAAGTGTTACTGATGTAGTAAAGAAGTTTAATAGTACTGTGATCCTTAAGGGTATCTCCTTCGAGGTGTTCAAAGAGGACGTCTTTGGTCTCATAGGACCTAACGGTGCAGGAAAGACTACAACACTGAGGATAATAGCGGGGATAATAAGGAGGTACGAAGGGAAGGTATCGGTTTTCTCCTACGAGCCTGAAAAAGCAAAAGAGTTGGGGTTGATTTCTTATATGCCTGAAGACGCTTTCCCTTACGAGAGACTAACGGGACTGGAAAATCTGAGCTTGTTCGCCGAGATCTATGCTAAGGGAAATAAGAAATTAGCTGAAGAATACATCGAAATAGGGATAAGGATAGCCGATCTGGGGAGAAAGATCTATGAAAAGACAGCGACATACAGTAGGGGGATGAAAAGGAGGCTCATAATTGCCAGAACCCTTATGACTAAACCCAAGCTCGCAATACTGGACGAGCCTACATCTGCACTAGACGTCGAGTCTTCAGTCAGGATCAGGAACGTTATAACGGATATGTCCAAGAAACTCGGGAGCACCATTATTCTGTCCTCTCATAATATGCTTGAAGTTGAATATATGTGCAATAGGGTTGCGATGATTAATGATGGGAAAATTATACAAATCGGGACTCCAAAAGAGATCACAGATAAACTAGGTGTTAGGAATTTGGAGGAAGCGTTCTTAAAGGTGGTAAGTCGTGATCAGAGTATTCCTAGCTAA
- the panB gene encoding 3-methyl-2-oxobutanoate hydroxymethyltransferase produces MEKVSIRDFLKKKERKEKITMLTAYDYPTARVISKTELDGILVGDSLGMVVLGLENTLKVTMGDMARHVAAVARAKPKQLIVADMPFLSYEVSTNDAVKNAGKLAKYGADSVKLEGGEEITDVIRHIVSAGIPVMGHIGLTPQRFLKLGGFRTVGKRESEAQQLLRDAKALEEAGVFSIVIENTYTEIARKITEAVNVPTICIGAGPYCDGQILVIHDLLGFTEFSPYFAKAYVNLNEIIGKAVEEYVSDVKNGKFPSKENYKEISDNR; encoded by the coding sequence ATGGAAAAGGTTTCGATCAGGGACTTCCTGAAGAAGAAAGAACGGAAAGAAAAGATAACCATGTTAACAGCTTACGATTACCCGACAGCGAGAGTGATATCTAAGACGGAACTTGACGGTATCTTAGTCGGAGACTCCTTAGGGATGGTAGTACTTGGGCTGGAGAACACTCTAAAAGTCACGATGGGTGATATGGCGAGACATGTTGCAGCCGTAGCAAGGGCTAAGCCTAAGCAATTAATAGTAGCAGATATGCCTTTCCTATCTTATGAGGTGTCAACTAACGACGCTGTAAAAAATGCAGGCAAATTGGCTAAATACGGTGCTGATTCAGTAAAGCTTGAGGGCGGCGAAGAAATAACGGATGTAATTAGGCATATCGTTAGTGCAGGTATTCCGGTAATGGGACATATAGGGCTTACTCCTCAAAGGTTTTTAAAACTCGGTGGGTTTAGGACAGTGGGTAAAAGGGAAAGTGAGGCACAACAGCTACTTAGGGACGCTAAAGCCCTCGAAGAGGCTGGAGTTTTTTCAATAGTGATAGAGAACACATACACTGAGATAGCTAGGAAAATCACAGAGGCCGTAAATGTGCCAACAATATGCATAGGTGCGGGCCCATATTGTGACGGGCAGATCCTAGTTATCCATGACCTATTGGGTTTTACCGAATTTTCTCCTTATTTCGCTAAGGCGTATGTTAACTTAAACGAGATAATAGGTAAAGCGGTGGAAGAATACGTAAGCGATGTAAAAAATGGGAAATTCCCTTCTAAGGAAAACTATAAGGAAATTTCGGATAACCGTTGA
- a CDS encoding 4-phosphopantoate--beta-alanine ligase — MDSSQNSKKWSISALIPENHPRKESLVIREKIVEGVEEGYVAPQGLIAHGRGECFDYLFGEKTQHFAIEAIRASVALLLLAKYPVISVNGNMAALVPREIVELAREVNAKIEVNLFYRTPERERAIEKILKESGAQEVLGVGEDASATIPELFSERRRVSPRGILIADVVLLALEDGDRTEALVKMGKKVIAIDLNPLSRTARSASITIVDNIIRSFPLLIKYAKEMKKLRKEELEETLKKYDNKAVLSSSLKFLSQRLSEISL; from the coding sequence GTGGATAGCTCACAAAATAGCAAAAAGTGGAGTATCAGTGCACTGATCCCGGAAAACCACCCTAGAAAGGAGTCACTAGTCATTAGGGAAAAAATAGTAGAGGGGGTGGAAGAGGGATATGTCGCTCCACAAGGTCTGATCGCACACGGTAGGGGTGAGTGTTTTGATTACTTGTTCGGAGAGAAGACGCAACACTTTGCGATAGAAGCTATAAGGGCTTCTGTAGCTTTATTACTCCTAGCGAAGTACCCGGTAATTTCTGTGAACGGAAACATGGCTGCTTTGGTACCCAGAGAGATCGTGGAATTAGCAAGAGAAGTGAACGCTAAGATAGAAGTCAACTTATTTTACAGGACACCAGAGAGAGAAAGGGCTATCGAGAAAATCCTGAAGGAGTCGGGCGCACAAGAGGTCCTAGGCGTAGGAGAAGACGCATCAGCAACGATCCCGGAGCTGTTCAGCGAGAGGAGGAGAGTAAGCCCTAGAGGGATCCTGATTGCTGACGTAGTATTATTGGCACTAGAAGACGGAGATAGGACTGAAGCTTTAGTTAAGATGGGCAAAAAGGTAATAGCTATCGATTTAAACCCGCTCTCACGTACCGCGAGGTCTGCGTCAATAACGATCGTTGACAATATAATAAGGTCTTTCCCGCTCTTGATAAAATACGCTAAGGAGATGAAAAAGCTCAGGAAAGAGGAATTAGAGGAAACACTTAAGAAGTACGACAATAAGGCCGTCCTATCTTCGTCCCTCAAGTTCCTGTCTCAACGGTTATCCGAAATTTCCTTATAG
- a CDS encoding GHMP kinase, with product MEVHVPLNVSGVWYPIYDKDIARSGSIGLSITLEPKIIVSGKISQEPRVYVVEKGERENRLELKAFENLSVLKRLGSLEIEVHTEVPLGYGYGMSGAISLGYSVLAYEMGLTSLKEALLTAHESDVVSKNGLGDVISEYYGGGIIYRKKPGAPTIGEIEVFDVSDHTPLCSLPQDHLPTSVLLKDNTNALRYISQFLSDPTLRSFFTVAKMFTEELGFFSPFEHSFKKKGLILKYGECEAQWIAHKIAKSGVSVH from the coding sequence TTGGAAGTTCATGTCCCCCTAAACGTATCCGGGGTCTGGTACCCCATCTATGATAAAGATATAGCACGGTCTGGCTCTATAGGCCTTTCCATAACACTTGAACCTAAAATAATCGTCTCGGGCAAGATCAGTCAAGAGCCCAGAGTGTATGTAGTGGAGAAGGGTGAGAGAGAGAATAGACTGGAACTTAAAGCCTTCGAAAACCTCTCTGTGCTCAAGAGGCTAGGCTCACTAGAAATAGAAGTGCATACTGAAGTACCCTTAGGATACGGTTACGGGATGAGCGGGGCTATAAGTTTAGGCTATTCAGTCTTAGCTTACGAAATGGGGTTAACCAGCTTAAAAGAAGCACTACTTACAGCCCACGAAAGTGACGTGGTGTCGAAAAACGGTTTAGGAGATGTCATATCTGAGTATTATGGTGGAGGAATAATATATAGGAAGAAACCTGGTGCCCCCACTATAGGTGAAATAGAGGTATTTGACGTGAGTGATCACACACCACTGTGTAGCCTACCTCAGGATCATCTCCCCACGTCAGTCCTGCTAAAGGATAACACTAACGCCCTAAGGTATATCTCACAGTTCCTTTCAGACCCCACATTACGTTCCTTTTTTACTGTGGCTAAGATGTTCACAGAAGAGCTCGGGTTCTTTTCGCCATTTGAACACTCCTTTAAAAAGAAGGGGTTAATACTTAAATATGGAGAGTGTGAAGCCCAGTGGATAGCTCACAAAATAGCAAAAAGTGGAGTATCAGTGCACTGA
- a CDS encoding FAD-binding protein, translating into MVVTDASLFSRALTTVEIKKIEKYMDKAQQQVVVGRGTSVTGELIRYANAKYTSSPRVLGNGNKVEENKDQNGSTVYKYFNVAPGLSFEELLAELKPSGFIPVLLPFYLKGTVGGFISTNGSGFGSYKFGFVRGKKEVHKLVNTSLAVLMTAKYPEVIEVDKENEYAWSAVLVDGKERYYIPSFYTKFLGIEGGSTVDSYNVISEFNTQIVRSFKRDYFPLIFLYPPTSRGKISSVPNYEETLTYVINYNSPEKFFVSIGNAKFDDLEKISDFLLKNKEIKPFPSNREYTNLELAILREVGRKTKVPKQYSKISKLYTDSIKCINCGLCLDSCLSFKLTNNLLFSPPGRIGRMIFEETSFETCFGCAKDEEVCPVNIPISELMTEGLNRISATSRPPIEVSNVTSDIASLEKKLNERYRNRPLFLLFVGCAAKYDPIGLRGFLQFLLDNGDKLPAQFSPRVRLVDGRCCGFDDYLSGNEEGARQKIMSLVQDKNNSGAINVYFLCPEGLYVYNKFSDQKGILAYEVIKDKVQGKIHAGCWAKKLGVKGDDDECAGLSFTTYQGSPFPYYKKQVTTLCPFSTWKFGTISVYGQLYMENVSRQTEVAENAADIEKEILDTALLSIKDALLRSVDEIAEKLGLWSLGGEQYFITIAFPTVSKNFSELFRSNLKNSNNKNQIVKYLDSIINDPIMLESKLTLVTDYLKSQNYDDVINEVQVKVQSSPRLEFSLTELAKSEELKKALREITKKAISARTIERVFKDVLYS; encoded by the coding sequence ATGGTAGTTACAGATGCTTCCTTGTTTAGCAGGGCTCTTACTACAGTGGAAATTAAGAAAATAGAGAAATATATGGATAAGGCTCAACAGCAAGTGGTTGTAGGGAGGGGTACGTCTGTAACTGGTGAACTGATAAGGTACGCTAATGCTAAATATACGTCCTCCCCAAGAGTCTTAGGTAATGGAAATAAGGTAGAGGAAAATAAAGACCAAAACGGTTCAACAGTTTACAAGTATTTTAATGTCGCTCCAGGTCTATCTTTTGAGGAATTATTAGCTGAGCTTAAGCCCTCTGGGTTTATACCGGTCTTGTTACCTTTCTACCTGAAAGGTACTGTGGGGGGTTTTATATCCACTAACGGGTCTGGTTTCGGCAGTTATAAGTTCGGGTTTGTAAGGGGGAAAAAAGAAGTCCACAAGCTGGTTAATACAAGTTTAGCTGTTTTGATGACTGCAAAATACCCTGAAGTCATAGAAGTAGATAAGGAAAATGAATATGCATGGAGTGCCGTATTAGTAGACGGTAAAGAAAGGTATTATATACCATCATTTTATACTAAATTTTTAGGTATAGAAGGTGGGAGTACTGTAGACTCTTACAATGTTATAAGTGAATTTAATACACAAATAGTAAGGAGTTTTAAGAGAGACTATTTCCCTTTAATCTTCCTTTATCCCCCAACGTCTAGAGGTAAAATATCTTCGGTACCCAACTACGAGGAGACTCTTACATATGTGATAAATTATAATTCTCCTGAGAAATTCTTTGTGAGTATAGGTAACGCTAAGTTTGATGATCTGGAGAAGATATCGGATTTCCTGTTGAAAAATAAGGAAATCAAACCTTTCCCTTCAAACCGTGAATATACAAACTTAGAGCTTGCGATATTACGCGAGGTTGGTAGGAAGACAAAAGTCCCTAAGCAGTACTCAAAAATATCAAAGCTTTATACTGACTCCATTAAATGTATAAACTGCGGGTTATGCCTTGACTCGTGTTTGTCATTCAAGTTAACAAATAACCTACTGTTCTCTCCCCCTGGTAGGATAGGGAGGATGATATTTGAGGAGACCTCCTTTGAGACGTGTTTCGGGTGTGCCAAGGACGAAGAAGTGTGCCCGGTCAATATACCTATTAGTGAACTTATGACAGAGGGCTTAAATAGAATCTCGGCAACGTCTAGACCACCAATTGAAGTCTCTAATGTTACATCTGATATTGCATCACTTGAAAAGAAATTAAACGAGAGGTATAGGAATAGACCACTTTTCTTGCTGTTTGTAGGGTGTGCAGCTAAATATGATCCAATAGGGCTGAGGGGGTTTTTGCAGTTCCTTTTAGACAACGGTGACAAGTTACCAGCCCAGTTCTCGCCCAGAGTAAGGCTAGTAGACGGTAGGTGCTGCGGTTTTGACGACTATCTATCAGGAAACGAGGAGGGTGCAAGGCAAAAAATTATGTCACTAGTTCAGGACAAGAACAATAGTGGGGCTATTAACGTCTATTTCTTATGTCCTGAAGGACTATACGTTTATAACAAGTTCTCCGACCAGAAAGGTATCTTGGCTTATGAAGTCATAAAAGACAAAGTTCAAGGAAAAATACACGCTGGTTGTTGGGCTAAAAAACTCGGTGTAAAAGGAGATGACGATGAATGTGCAGGTCTCTCTTTTACTACCTATCAAGGTTCACCTTTCCCCTACTATAAGAAACAAGTAACTACATTGTGCCCGTTCTCTACGTGGAAGTTCGGGACCATATCAGTTTATGGCCAATTATATATGGAAAACGTTTCCAGGCAAACAGAAGTAGCTGAAAATGCTGCCGATATAGAAAAGGAGATATTAGACACAGCCTTACTATCTATCAAGGACGCTTTATTACGGTCTGTAGATGAGATAGCTGAGAAATTGGGTCTATGGAGCTTAGGTGGCGAACAGTATTTTATCACTATTGCATTCCCAACAGTATCCAAGAATTTTTCTGAGCTATTTAGGTCTAATTTAAAGAATTCCAATAATAAGAACCAGATAGTGAAATATCTTGATTCAATAATTAATGACCCAATTATGCTAGAGAGTAAGCTGACACTGGTGACAGACTACCTAAAGAGCCAGAACTATGACGATGTAATTAATGAAGTCCAAGTAAAGGTTCAGAGCTCGCCAAGACTAGAGTTCTCTTTAACAGAACTAGCTAAATCTGAGGAATTGAAAAAGGCCTTAAGGGAAATTACCAAAAAGGCTATATCAGCCAGAACTATTGAAAGGGTATTTAAGGACGTATTATACTCATGA
- a CDS encoding MFS transporter, whose protein sequence is MANITEKVDEAKWGVNHWKLFLSLSLGYFMWGLITSIAPLTFSLAKGNPIYLALPAVYPLIGTLLLPYLSDRKLGRKKTFYVTLSLYTIGAIVVSFTAYYISSSSSVFIPLVLAGLLLANIGVEGEVPTGLSYTAENFPLKWREKLLVLVPNFDNVGGTVAAFLAIIAYSIIGSSTFVMEVLGISAITVGLVLALVRLSLPESVRWLMSKGEIEEANKNAELLTTKGEDKVQIRNVNVNKIPLIHRYLFLVAIGVSQYLTFGLMAYAIADYYFPNSFYDSVIIFVASLATSLAGLIATYIVSKVKSRSYVLTSFLGGTLTMFPILALVTIAKSITGVYLLVFYALLSLNMLFSEFAWGARTILEPLLFPTENRAFFIGLVRAVPIVAYSVSLYLTENISIIDYVVYNIVLWAIGALASFWWYYKGYDTNLVPLEETAIENLSQQG, encoded by the coding sequence ATGGCTAACATAACTGAAAAAGTAGACGAGGCTAAGTGGGGAGTAAACCACTGGAAGTTATTCCTCTCATTAAGCCTTGGTTACTTTATGTGGGGTTTAATAACATCTATAGCACCTCTCACATTCAGTCTGGCAAAAGGGAACCCTATTTACCTAGCTCTACCAGCAGTTTACCCCCTGATCGGGACTCTCCTACTGCCTTATCTGTCAGATAGGAAATTAGGTAGAAAGAAAACGTTCTACGTAACTCTCTCCCTATACACTATTGGTGCGATAGTAGTATCGTTTACCGCTTACTATATTTCTTCCTCAAGTTCTGTTTTTATCCCCTTAGTCCTAGCAGGTCTGTTGCTAGCAAATATAGGTGTGGAAGGAGAAGTACCTACGGGTCTCTCTTATACTGCAGAAAATTTTCCCCTTAAATGGAGAGAAAAACTATTAGTTTTAGTGCCTAACTTCGATAACGTAGGTGGTACTGTAGCTGCTTTTCTAGCAATAATTGCGTATAGTATTATTGGGAGTTCTACCTTTGTAATGGAGGTTCTGGGTATATCCGCTATCACTGTGGGTCTCGTATTAGCTCTGGTGAGGTTGTCTTTGCCCGAGTCCGTGAGGTGGTTAATGTCCAAGGGAGAAATTGAAGAAGCGAATAAGAACGCTGAATTACTTACTACTAAAGGAGAAGACAAAGTCCAGATCAGGAACGTGAATGTAAATAAAATACCGCTAATCCATAGGTACCTTTTCCTAGTCGCAATTGGAGTATCACAGTACTTGACTTTCGGTCTGATGGCTTACGCGATAGCAGACTATTATTTCCCAAACAGTTTCTATGACTCGGTGATCATCTTCGTTGCTTCACTAGCCACGTCTTTAGCAGGTCTAATAGCTACTTATATCGTAAGTAAGGTTAAGTCGAGGAGTTATGTCCTAACTTCATTCTTAGGCGGTACCCTGACTATGTTCCCGATTTTAGCACTGGTCACCATTGCGAAAAGTATTACTGGAGTTTACTTGTTAGTATTTTACGCTCTGCTTTCCCTTAATATGTTATTTAGCGAATTCGCATGGGGGGCAAGGACAATATTAGAGCCTTTACTATTTCCTACAGAGAACAGGGCTTTCTTTATAGGGCTAGTAAGGGCAGTCCCTATAGTCGCATATTCTGTCTCACTTTATCTTACCGAGAACATTAGTATTATAGACTATGTAGTATACAACATAGTCCTCTGGGCCATCGGTGCATTAGCCTCATTCTGGTGGTACTACAAGGGATATGATACTAACTTAGTTCCTCTAGAAGAGACAGCTATTGAAAACCTTTCTCAACAAGGTTAA